Proteins from one Triticum aestivum cultivar Chinese Spring chromosome 7A, IWGSC CS RefSeq v2.1, whole genome shotgun sequence genomic window:
- the LOC123152469 gene encoding uncharacterized protein, translating to MACTPTEEPTMETCGDDVSDPTMETIGVLSDVSMASRSLPVGVVSTNFKVTRGFGGITENAKVNVDRLYLRQIMTGWDANQSDVIQPNAVTGLGKTAVNNWGVYDGAGSKAKLVAKTHGMHTLAGKWSNWFTLAFVVGRFEASTLQVMGANDEDEADNDWAIVGGTGEFAMARGIIRRRVYSITNSTLTHALTIEFFCHMTEVVPSPTERGTVGGNRGTLPREMEGKSQRLENVTIYHVGAVEGFQFSYVDEDGKIRTTDTWGRVHPDPLRKTEIKFGPSEFVKKINGAQRGGEGWLSKFEIVTTHKTYGPFGADNGTPNFSYTVPEDETVVGFFANTDNIFVTSIGVYTI from the exons ATGGCCTGCACACCCACCGAAGAACCCACCATGGAGACCTGCGGCGACGACGTCTCCGACCCAACCATGGAGACCATCGGCGTCCTCTCTGATGTCTCCATGGCGAGCAGAAGCCTCCCCGTAGGCGTCGTCTCCACCAATTTCAAGGTCACTCGTGGCTTCGGTGGAATCACGGAGAACGCCAAGGTGAACGTTGACAGGCTGTATCTACGCCAGATCATGACGGGCTGGGACGCGAATCAGTCAGACGTGATACAGCCCAATGCCGTGACAGGGCTAGGTAAAACTGCTGTGAACAACTGGGGTGTCTATGACGGTGCTGGCTCCAAGGCTAAACTTGTTGCCAAAACACACGGCATGCACACACTTGCCGGCAAATGGAGCAATTGGTTCACCTTGGCGTTTGTGGTCGGAAG GTTCGAAGCGTCCACTCTTCAGGTTATGGGAGCTAATGATGAGGATGAAGCAGATAATGACTGGGCCATTGTAGGTGGGACCGGTGAATTCGCAATGGCTCGCGGTATCATTCGGAGAAGAGTATATAGTATAACAAATAGTACATTAACACATGCGCTTACTATTGAATTCTTCTGCCACATGACGGAG GTCGTCCCTTCACCTACAGAGAGAGGAACAGTTGGTGGAAATAGAGGCACCCTGCCTCGGGAAATGGAAGGCAAATCCCAACGTCTTGAAAATGTGACAATCTACCATGTAGGTGCAGTTGAAGGGTTTCAATTTTCCTACGTTGACGAAGACGGGAAAATCCGCACCACTGATACTTGGGGTCGAGTACATCCTGATCCTTTGCGCAAGACCGAA ATAAAGTTTGGCCCATCAGAGTTTGTGAAAAAGATCAATGGGGCTCAGAGAGGAGGTGAGGGCTGGCTGTCAAAATTTGAGATCGTCACCACCCACAAAACGTATGGTCCTTTTGGAGCTGACAACGGCACTCCAAATTTCAGTTATACCGTGCCGGAGGACGAGACGGTGGTGGGCTTCTTCGCAAACACTGATAACATTTTCGTCACTTCGATTGGTGTTTATACCATCTAA